AACGATATAAAGTATGGTTGTGTAGTTCGATTTatgtattataataaatagagtGTACTGGCCACAAATCGTGTATTAGGGCGCTATAAATACTATTTTGTGtacttttgattttaaaaatgcatAATTATAGTAAGCAATGCGCAATTAGTCTTCTTTTCTAATTAACTGGCAATGGAGGCAGGaaaattttttctattttgaaattccgcagaaaatttaaaaagagtAAGGTATCATGTCCGATTCAATTTCGGAAGTGACTTCATGTCCTACCCGTTTGTACCCTTAGATGGATTGGTCTGACTTTGGATTTAACTGCTAAAAGTACTCATTCACATAAGAGACCTAAAACTACATTTTAGgagaaaaacattatttataaaaaaaaatattcaaaaactaaatttatttaatatataaatcaaaaacaaactttttatacagaatataaaaaattataaaaataactaatacataaaattaaactGATACTTCATTACCCTTCATAAGGTATATTGTAACAACGTTCAGATATAATATCGTACTAATCACCCTCAGAACGTCACCCTATTTCTTCATGCACCCCATAAATAAAAGCTACCGGACCGTAACAAGGAGAGGTGATTGCTGTCCTGGAAAAAAAAATCCGCAAACTGTGTTTGTATTCAGGAAAATAATTTCCAGAAGGGTTAGGGTGCAGAAAGGAAAACGatggaggtgcaggaagtaaTTCCCTTAAGGTTCCAGTATACTGTTAAGTAGCCCAAAATATTACAGTGAGAACATTAGTTCCAAGcttaatagaaaataatgatttCCTTGGGTAAAATTAATTTCTAGCACAATATCcgtaaaatataaagaaatgtttaatattttatatttcagatctttttttaatcatttttttaacatcATTGTGAGAAAAATATGAACCACATAAATCCTTACTAACTTTTAACTCCTCTAAGACCGTTAACCTAAAAGATATTAGGATTTGTTTGGTTCACTTTaactaaaactatatttatttatcaaggCACACAGAATATTCACAGCAGCACCATGAAAAACACAATAATTTGGTAAAACATACAACCAGAAAAATAATACACCATACAAATGTTACCATACTCCATATTataacataaagaaaaataagtacAAACTGCAGGGTCCCCTACCTTATACACCTGTTTGCAGTGTCACAGACCATTACAACAAATTATGACCATGTCAGCAGACCTGTTCAAAAGCATAAAACAGTAGAGACTTCCATTACATACACAGACCTCATTATATTACTATAAACATgacatttcttctttttttctatccTTTGTCATGGTTCAAATTACATAAGTTGAACATAGCAACAGATGGGAAAATCAAGTGAGCTACAACCTAATATATTACCTACGTGTAATCAGACACTATCAATCTATTCAGGAAGAATAATTCATTGTGCATACTGAAGGGCAAAGTCTCACACAACCTCAAAAAAACCAAACATGGTATTGTGTCACTCATTGAAAAGTTCTCGAGCCAGAACCAACCCTAATATAAAATGCAACGTAGAAACAACTAAATACACAAATGTTCTGACCAGAGCAGTGCTTGTCAAGAGTTTTCAGTGACCAACACAAACATTTTCCGCCTTAAAATGATTTCATGATTTTAGCATTCCCCTCACAGCAGCATGCCCGTTTATTGACTGAATTTAGATGACAGAACTTGCCAAGGAAAGTTCATGGAGCTCACTTAGCATCCATTCTTCCCCAGTTTGACCACCTAGTACAATAGCTCTTGTCCCTCCAACAACACATGTACTATGTCCCCAAGCAAATCTTGGAGGGCGACCAGGTACATTTAGGATTCTCCATGTAGGCTTCTCGTCAGTCGGGTCTAGTATGTAAAGCTGGGAAGCAGAATGAAGGCCTGCAACAGACCCACCAAATATCAGAATTCTCCCACCTGGAAGGGTCACAGCCACATGATCAAGTCTAGGAGGGGGAGCTATGCCTCCTGGATTTCCAGCACCTGGCATTCCACTCCCCGTTACACACCTCCAACATGGCTCCTCCTCACTTAAATCCATTGTGAATACATCACTAGAGCGAAATCGCAAGGGCCCACTCTTGGCCAGACCCCCAAACATCAGTATTTTCCTACCACCATAAACAGATAGTGTGTGACCCAGTCGCGAAGGTGGAGTCCATGCTACTGGTATCTCTCTCCAGACAGGCTTCTCCATTGAAAGATCAAGAAGGAAAGTATCACTCAAGAGTACACCAGAGTCAGCGCAGCCACCAGAAACTATCAACTTAGTACCATCAAGTGTACAGGAGCTATGCCAAGATCTCGGAAGTGGAGGTGCCAGTCCAGAGATTTCACGCCATGTTGGAGGCTTTGCATCCAGGTCCAGAACAAACACATCATTGAGCAAGCCCTGCCTTCCACATCCTCCAAATACAACCAAACGAGAATCATTAACACAAGAAAGTGTGTGGCCCCACCGACCAGGGGGAGGAGAACTCACCTGGACATGTTGCCACTCAGGATTACTTGAATTCAGATCCAGTACAAAGGTATCATTCATAGGTTGCATGTTAACCCCTTCACCACCAAATAAGACAACCCTATTACCAACTGCACAAGCACTAAAATTACATCGTGAAGGTTCAACAGCACCTCCAACAGTCAGTTTCCTCCATGCTGCTGCTTCAAGGGTGGTCAGTTCTCTTGCCAGCCGACCCCATCCAAGTCTCCTTGCACCAGGCACAGTCTCTAAAACACGTGTAGTCTCACTGCCCCATGCATTTTGACACACCATTCTCCAAAGATCTTCATTTTTTGTTAGCTCATACAATCGCCTACAAACAGAACCAACTGATGCAATATCTCTTGGGGTTAAGCGAGAAAGTATCTTGAGAGACAATACCTCATCACTTAACTGCAATATCCCACAAAGTCCACGAGTAACATTTCGGTCCCCTACTGGAAGAGGATTCAATGAGGAAAGCACAGATTGAAACCGATCTGATGATTTTGTAGATTCCTTAATCGTAGAACCCGGAAGGGGACCAAGATCAATGTTTGCCTCTGTGAAGAACTGGATTCCAATGACATGAGTTATCTCATCATCTCCATATATAGGTGTCAGACGCAATCTGTTCATAAGTGGAGATCCATCTTTCCTAAAGTTCAGCAACTCACCTTGGAATTCAACCCCTTCGTCAAGGCATCTTCTAATCTCTGAAACAACAGTTGAGTCCACCAATGGATGCCTTCTCTTAGCAAATGGACCTCGACACTGCAAGAATCGGCTGCAAAATACTTTAAATGATTAGAACAAAGCCACATTGAATTAGAAACTTAGCAGTAGAGACTCAGCAAACACATGTCATTAAGGGCCGGTATGTATtccttattttcttatattgCATGTTCTTTTGCCTTCTTTTTTCCCCCTTGCGTAGTGCACATGTTACTCATTCTACTTCCTCAAGCAAATTGCTTCAATTTAATACAATACAGATACAGGTTATAAGCCAGGTCTTTCTACACGAGACACTAATGCACATCAGTCCCAATGAGCTATATCCCCAGTGTAGAGTCAAATGAAGTGATATTTTAACACCCCAGCTTAGCCATTCTTAGCATGTTTATGCAAGCATATCACATAATACTTGCTGGGACGATAAGAGTGAGGAAATCAATCTCCGAATAATAATTATCAAGAAACTACGTCCATTTCTTAGCTTTGAATCTTGAGATTCACCTTAATGATAAAGCATAAGACAAGATAAACCCAACAGTTATAAATATCCACATCCTCATcacaataaaaacattaaaaagaaaaaatcacaaTAGTGAACTAACATTCTTAGCAAAATTCTAATGACTTCTGTTAGTCTTGAAACCTAGCCCCCAAATCACTGGCATTGAAAGaaattatgaaatgaaaaaCCAAAATATGCCCTTCcagtaatttatcataattatcaTTATACCATATAGCTATATTTGCATTGCTGCTCTCACCTAAACAGACCAGAAGTCAATCCAGAGTGTAGACTAGTAATCCATCCATACTTAAACCATTtccattttcaaattaaacCATCAAAGCATCAAATTTAAGTGTTTTCTTATTCATCATTAAACCTATCAACCACCCTAAATTCTCTAAGAGTTAGCCAGTCAGAAGCTTAAATTGAGACACTTCTTTCCTGCATCACCTCATTGGAAATAACAAGGCTCTTTTCTTTGATCAACACACTTCCCCCATCTAAAAACTTACTCACAAGTGGCTGTCAACATAAAAATGTCAATTAAAGACAGCAAGAGTTCTCTCTCGTAGTTACAATGAATATAATTGTCCAATTTACTCTACAAATGTTGCCGAAATATTTGAACACAAATTCATAATACACTGCACTGCATACATAACAAATCATTCACTTATCAGGATAAAAGCTTATTCAATAATGTGTTCAGCTAAAACATCTTataatatagataaaataatagtGTACTAGATAGAAAGAGAAGCAGTTCATAAAGATATAAACTGTatatttcacaaattttaactTCCAAATGCATTTGATCTTTAGCATTATTCACAAATTTTACCTATCATTGCTATAAGCACTGGCCACTGAAAGCTGGGAAACCAAAGCCATGAAAGCATccaattttaacaatttttgctaaaaaaatgtttattttctttacatGAGATAAATGAGGGAAAACAACTGTGGGTAAGACATCCTACTATACAAAAGACAGTAGAAATTACATTAGAGATTGTTAATCTCTAGGGAAGAGAGAAACACTAAGCTAAAACAGAGTCTTTTTAAGACAACACGGGTGTTTTATTTAGTTGAGAAAAAGGAATCAATACAATAAATAGAAgagatttatattaaaaaaatgatatggaaataaataaaaatgttactaATAATACATAGATATTCCTAAATATGTAGGATCAACACCTTATTTGCATAAactataacaatatatataggATCAACtacttatttctataattatgaCAATATTCCTTATTATATAGGATCAGCTCcaaatttctataattataacaCTTCCTATTAAGTTAGAGCACATAGGTCGTATGTGCCCAGCTTACTGCAAATACAATATATCACCAGTCCTCCTAGAAAATTGGTGAATATGTTAGTCAACAGTTCATTAAAGTTGAGAAATCTAACAGTGATGTCTTCAAACTCCAGCATTTTTTTCCTAGAAAATGATTGTCTAACTCAATATATTTGGTTCTCTCAAGAAAGACAGGATTAAAGGCAATGTGTAATGTTGCATGGTAAAATATACACGGTGCA
This Vigna angularis cultivar LongXiaoDou No.4 chromosome 4, ASM1680809v1, whole genome shotgun sequence DNA region includes the following protein-coding sequences:
- the LOC108331542 gene encoding adagio protein 1 isoform X2, encoding MNFNVCRDSVSLQWSGTAILISAATTTPLPSSSTTTMTTSSGPSPFPSSKPPPAASSSPMRSSPTTLSYTSTPFSRWSLATAQKKCSVATADSCSVEVHLLREGIHWWTQLLFQRLEDALTKGLNSKFFTEANIDLGPLPGSTIKESTKSSDRFQSVLSSLNPLPVGDRNVTRGLCGILQLSDEVLSLKILSRLTPRDIASVGSVCRRLYELTKNEDLWRMVCQNAWGSETTRVLETVPGARRLGWGRLARELTTLEAAAWRKLTVGGAVEPSRCNFSACAVGNRVVLFGGEGVNMQPMNDTFVLDLNSSNPEWQHVQVSSPPPGRWGHTLSCVNDSRLVVFGGCGRQGLLNDVFVLDLDAKPPTWREISGLAPPLPRSWHSSCTLDGTKLIVSGGCADSGVLLSDTFLLDLSMEKPVWREIPVAWTPPSRLGHTLSVYGGRKILMFGGLAKSGPLRFRSSDVFTMDLSEEEPCWRCVTGSGMPGAGNPGGIAPPPRLDHVAVTLPGGRILIFGGSVAGLHSASQLYILDPTDEKPTWRILNVPGRPPRFAWGHSTCVVGGTRAIVLGGQTGEEWMLSELHELSLASSVI
- the LOC108331542 gene encoding adagio protein 1 isoform X1, giving the protein MEWDSNSDLSGDDDAASFLLNDDDDDVVGPLPFPILQTAPCGFVVTDALEPDHPIIYVNAVFEMVTGYRAEEVLGRNCRFLQCRGPFAKRRHPLVDSTVVSEIRRCLDEGVEFQGELLNFRKDGSPLMNRLRLTPIYGDDEITHVIGIQFFTEANIDLGPLPGSTIKESTKSSDRFQSVLSSLNPLPVGDRNVTRGLCGILQLSDEVLSLKILSRLTPRDIASVGSVCRRLYELTKNEDLWRMVCQNAWGSETTRVLETVPGARRLGWGRLARELTTLEAAAWRKLTVGGAVEPSRCNFSACAVGNRVVLFGGEGVNMQPMNDTFVLDLNSSNPEWQHVQVSSPPPGRWGHTLSCVNDSRLVVFGGCGRQGLLNDVFVLDLDAKPPTWREISGLAPPLPRSWHSSCTLDGTKLIVSGGCADSGVLLSDTFLLDLSMEKPVWREIPVAWTPPSRLGHTLSVYGGRKILMFGGLAKSGPLRFRSSDVFTMDLSEEEPCWRCVTGSGMPGAGNPGGIAPPPRLDHVAVTLPGGRILIFGGSVAGLHSASQLYILDPTDEKPTWRILNVPGRPPRFAWGHSTCVVGGTRAIVLGGQTGEEWMLSELHELSLASSVI